A stretch of Clostridium formicaceticum DNA encodes these proteins:
- a CDS encoding 4Fe-4S dicluster domain-containing protein, whose protein sequence is MSRPVVRPYKKPVHIKEYPKGTCFTAGYLVTENADWRTEKPVINNQSCNGCFYCYLCCPEGVIFKKENKVDIDYKFCKGCGICAKACKAKAITMIREE, encoded by the coding sequence ATGAGTAGACCTGTTGTTCGGCCTTATAAGAAACCAGTGCATATTAAAGAGTATCCAAAGGGTACATGTTTTACAGCCGGTTATTTAGTGACAGAAAATGCAGATTGGAGAACAGAAAAACCTGTGATCAATAATCAAAGCTGTAATGGATGTTTCTATTGTTATTTGTGTTGTCCTGAGGGAGTTATCTTTAAAAAAGAAAATAAAGTAGACATTGATTATAAATTTTGTAAAGGTTGTGGCATTTGCGCTAAGGCTTGTAAAGCTAAGGCTATCACAATGATTAGGGAGGAGTAG
- a CDS encoding transketolase C-terminal domain-containing protein, giving the protein MEKVFISGNEAVAVGTKLSRPHVISAYPITPQTIVVERLSEMVEEGSIKAEFMHVESEHSALSAAMGASAIGARTFTASSSQGLLYMAECMHYASGGRFPIVMMNANRSLALPWSIYGDQRDSLSLLDSGWLQVYVEDAQESLDMVIQSYAIAEHPDVLTPTILNLDGFILTHTYELVEIPKQEEVDDFLPPYKTTNKFDLDNPTNMCFSSSPADNMAFKYQQHKAALDAAKVIKEVNENFAKRFHRDYGGLIQAYRCEDAEVVLIALGSVCGTCRTVVDALRQQGQKVGLLKIRFMRPFPEKEILEVLKDVKAVGVIDKDISFGYEGTVYTNVNSALAKGAQGIQSLNFIAGLGGRDISKEDIQGMFEKLQKAVGTKVEEHIHFINLGVEIDE; this is encoded by the coding sequence ATGGAAAAAGTATTTATTTCTGGGAATGAAGCTGTAGCAGTAGGAACGAAATTATCTAGACCTCATGTTATTTCGGCATATCCTATCACTCCACAGACCATCGTAGTAGAGCGTCTTTCTGAGATGGTGGAGGAAGGAAGTATCAAGGCAGAGTTTATGCATGTAGAATCAGAACATTCAGCGTTATCTGCTGCCATGGGGGCTAGTGCTATAGGTGCTAGAACTTTTACAGCCAGTTCTTCTCAGGGACTTTTATATATGGCAGAATGTATGCATTATGCCAGCGGCGGTAGGTTTCCTATTGTCATGATGAACGCCAATCGTTCCTTGGCTTTACCTTGGAGTATCTATGGGGACCAAAGAGATTCGTTATCTCTTTTGGATTCTGGATGGCTGCAGGTCTATGTAGAAGATGCACAGGAAAGTTTAGACATGGTGATACAGTCCTATGCCATTGCGGAGCATCCTGATGTGTTGACCCCTACTATACTGAACTTGGATGGATTTATTCTAACCCACACCTATGAATTAGTGGAGATACCCAAGCAAGAAGAGGTGGATGATTTTTTACCACCCTACAAAACCACCAACAAGTTTGATCTAGATAATCCTACGAATATGTGCTTTAGCTCTTCACCGGCAGATAATATGGCTTTTAAGTATCAACAGCACAAGGCGGCATTAGACGCTGCAAAGGTGATTAAAGAAGTAAATGAAAATTTTGCAAAGCGATTCCATAGGGATTATGGAGGACTGATCCAAGCTTATCGCTGTGAGGATGCGGAGGTTGTCTTAATTGCTCTAGGCAGTGTTTGCGGCACTTGTCGTACTGTGGTGGATGCCTTAAGACAACAAGGACAAAAAGTAGGTTTGCTGAAGATTCGTTTTATGCGTCCTTTCCCAGAGAAGGAAATTCTTGAGGTATTAAAGGATGTAAAGGCGGTAGGGGTAATTGATAAGGATATTTCTTTTGGTTATGAAGGTACTGTCTATACTAATGTTAACTCTGCCTTAGCAAAAGGAGCTCAAGGCATACAGAGCCTAAACTTTATTGCAGGGTTGGGTGGTAGAGATATTTCGAAGGAAGATATTCAAGGGATGTTTGAAAAGCTACAGAAAGCTGTAGGAACAAAGGTAGAGGAACATATACACTTTATTAATCTGGGGGTGGAGATCGATGAGTAG